The Flavobacterium sp. HJ-32-4 genome contains a region encoding:
- a CDS encoding GTP cyclohydrolase, whose translation MITITEALTKKQMREFVKFPFSLYKGHPYWVPPIIADELESFDREKNPVFDSAEAHFLLAYRDGKIVGRLAAIINWDEVRLQGKKKMRFGWWDVIDDIEVTKALLEKVEAIGRQHHLDHIEGPMGFSNLDKVGVVTEGFDSMGSMITWYNYPYYKDHLEQLGFVKEKEYLENKFHFRSIQPAMFAKAAELIKKRYGLTPVNFTKTQDILPYVDEMFDLFNTSYERLSSFVAINEKQKAYFKRKYISFINPEYIKFIADKNGKMIAFSIVMPSFAQALKKANGRLFPFGLFHLLNARKNAKEVLFYLIGIHPDYQNKGVTAIVFEEFYKVFSAKGIEECIRTPELEDNHAIHNIWKHFDPVVFRRRRTYVKGLEGASS comes from the coding sequence ATGATTACGATTACAGAAGCCCTCACTAAAAAACAAATGCGGGAATTCGTGAAATTCCCGTTTTCACTTTATAAAGGACATCCGTATTGGGTGCCCCCTATCATCGCCGACGAACTCGAGAGTTTCGACCGCGAGAAAAACCCGGTATTCGATTCCGCGGAAGCGCACTTCCTCCTCGCCTATCGAGACGGCAAAATCGTCGGACGACTCGCCGCCATAATCAATTGGGACGAAGTACGTTTACAGGGCAAAAAGAAAATGCGTTTCGGTTGGTGGGACGTCATCGACGACATCGAGGTGACGAAAGCACTGCTGGAAAAAGTCGAAGCGATCGGACGCCAGCACCACCTTGACCACATCGAAGGTCCTATGGGGTTTTCAAACCTCGACAAAGTGGGCGTCGTCACAGAAGGCTTCGACAGTATGGGATCGATGATTACATGGTATAACTACCCGTATTACAAAGACCATCTCGAGCAACTGGGGTTTGTAAAGGAGAAGGAATACCTCGAAAACAAGTTCCATTTTCGATCAATACAACCCGCCATGTTTGCCAAGGCCGCGGAACTGATCAAAAAGCGGTACGGCCTGACGCCGGTGAATTTTACCAAAACACAGGACATCCTGCCCTACGTCGACGAGATGTTCGATCTGTTCAATACGTCGTACGAGCGCCTGTCGAGTTTCGTCGCCATCAATGAAAAACAGAAGGCATACTTCAAGCGGAAGTACATCAGTTTCATCAACCCGGAATACATCAAATTTATCGCCGATAAAAACGGCAAGATGATCGCCTTCAGCATTGTGATGCCGTCGTTTGCCCAGGCATTGAAAAAAGCGAATGGGCGCCTTTTCCCATTCGGGTTGTTCCATTTACTGAACGCCCGCAAGAACGCAAAGGAAGTGTTGTTTTACCTCATAGGCATCCATCCCGACTACCAAAACAAAGGCGTTACGGCAATTGTTTTCGAGGAGTTCTATAAGGTTTTTTCGGCAAAAGGTATAGAAGAATGCATCCGCACTCCAGAACTGGAAGACAACCACGCCATCCATAATATCTGGAAGCACTTCGATCCGGTGGTGTTTCGCCGGAGGAGGACGTATGTGAAGGGGTTAGAAGGAGCGAGTAGCTAG
- a CDS encoding transporter — protein MPRIQCFSLFITLFTTAFASAQFTDEINSNRPGKSYGAYSVGQSLFQVESGFYYISEDHALLETKSSGMGVDLQLRWGLFKEELEFIADLQYQADRLTTPIGSESRSALRQTVLGAKYLLYDPYKKVDDGKPKHEDLLSWKKKHKFKWRQLIPSISAFAGFNLNFDNPYTFETDPAISPKVMIITQNQLSGGYVVVLNLIADRITSDFPSYGYILTITRGLNEKWSLFFENQGYKSDFYSDSILRGGAAYLMTETMQFDASVSTNMKDTPSVFYAGAGISWRFDKNYKPVLIRSDKDKDKDGKGKDKKDKKKKKKRKDEVDVPAP, from the coding sequence ATGCCCAGAATACAGTGTTTTTCCCTTTTTATCACCCTTTTTACCACGGCATTTGCCTCTGCGCAATTTACCGATGAAATCAACTCCAACCGCCCGGGGAAGTCGTATGGGGCCTATTCCGTCGGGCAGAGCCTGTTTCAGGTGGAAAGCGGCTTCTACTACATTTCGGAAGACCATGCCCTTTTAGAGACGAAATCGAGCGGAATGGGCGTCGACCTGCAACTCCGTTGGGGACTTTTTAAAGAAGAACTCGAGTTCATCGCCGACCTGCAGTACCAGGCCGATCGTCTCACCACACCCATCGGATCGGAATCGCGCAGCGCCTTGCGGCAAACCGTTTTGGGCGCAAAATACCTGCTGTATGATCCCTACAAAAAAGTCGATGATGGCAAGCCGAAACACGAAGATTTACTGAGTTGGAAGAAGAAACATAAGTTCAAATGGAGACAGCTAATTCCTTCTATTTCAGCATTCGCCGGATTCAACTTAAACTTCGACAATCCGTATACCTTTGAAACCGATCCTGCGATCAGCCCAAAGGTGATGATCATCACCCAAAACCAGTTGAGTGGCGGATACGTGGTGGTGCTGAACCTTATTGCCGATAGGATCACATCGGATTTTCCCAGCTATGGTTACATTCTTACTATTACCCGCGGACTGAACGAAAAGTGGTCGCTGTTTTTCGAGAACCAGGGTTATAAGAGTGATTTCTACTCCGATTCCATCCTTCGCGGTGGCGCTGCTTATCTCATGACCGAAACGATGCAATTCGATGCCTCGGTATCGACCAACATGAAAGATACGCCCTCCGTCTTTTACGCCGGTGCCGGTATTTCATGGCGTTTCGATAAAAACTACAAGCCGGTGCTGATCCGTTCCGATAAAGACAAGGACAAAGACGGCAAAGGCAAAGACAAGAAAGACAAAAAGAAGAAAAAGAAGCGTAAGGACGAAGTTGATGTTCCGGCACCATGA
- a CDS encoding DUF4834 domain-containing protein: protein MQTATFANLIETLFFIVVFYYLAKIVVRMFFPVVVKTVVRKAEESFREQQQRQQQMHREPTPQSERPKERKIVGEYIDYEEIE, encoded by the coding sequence ATGCAGACGGCTACCTTTGCGAACCTGATCGAAACCCTTTTTTTCATTGTTGTTTTTTATTACCTCGCGAAGATCGTGGTGCGGATGTTTTTTCCTGTCGTCGTGAAGACGGTGGTGCGTAAGGCCGAAGAGAGCTTCCGCGAACAACAGCAGCGGCAGCAGCAAATGCACCGCGAGCCCACTCCCCAAAGTGAGCGTCCGAAAGAGCGCAAAATCGTCGGTGAATACATCGATTACGAAGAAATTGAGTAA
- a CDS encoding YfhO family protein: MKLLQRNYPHLLAFLGFVLAALVYFYPVLQNKTLYQSDIAQYTGMAKEQNDFRARTGEEPYWTNSAFGGMPTYQVGANYPHNYIKKLDAVIRFLPRPADYLFLYFAGFYVLALVLRADPLKAFFGALAFGLSTYLIVILGVGHNAKAHAIGYMPLMIAGIILVFRKRYLVGGLLTLFATALELNANHFQMTYYLLFLLLILGVYYTVGFIKRKEYREFGKVAGTFAVAVLLAMGANAANLMATSEYANFSMRGKSELSFKPDGTPNTSDSAMDYGYITEYSYGVGESLDLVAPRLFGGGHGEKLGTDSAVFDLLKAQGATDEEASSFADAYAVTYWGDQPIVEAPAYIGVVVFFLAILGLFTDHRRLKWVFWGGALLSLFLSWGKNFDALTRFFVDVVPLYDKFRAVSSIQVLLELCLPVLALMGFTSFFRMDADKRFAALWKATAAAGGLFVVLYLGSGLFEFRSAIDGSIRDALTSKDNPTFGDDFIEALREDRLSMFKSDTLRSLLLVLAAAGALLLYVKNIVKQQWAVVLVGFLMLADLFAIDRNYVDTKDKGEDGRRGFVSVSEMKRPFTPSQADEEILADPDIFRVYDVQGNLQGETSFFHKATGGYSAVRPRRYEQLFQYQVDPALQDLGAIIDPNTMSLKKSIPTLNVLNVRYLLLALRDGSEAKITNPFANGNAWFVQRVIPVTSADGEIKAMKAFDNRKEAIVNTREFKVPAMAADSTASIQLDKASFQPNYAKYTAKSTKGGLAVFSEVYYPKGWKVFIDGKQTDQLIRANYVLRALPVPAGNHTIEFRFDPDVVKTGGLIQLVSCLGILLVTGGGVYLTRKKQPKSE, translated from the coding sequence ATGAAATTGTTACAGCGTAATTATCCGCACCTGCTGGCCTTTCTGGGCTTCGTTTTGGCGGCACTCGTCTACTTTTATCCCGTACTCCAGAACAAGACGCTTTACCAGTCGGACATCGCGCAATACACCGGGATGGCCAAAGAACAAAACGATTTCCGCGCCCGCACCGGCGAGGAGCCGTATTGGACAAACTCGGCTTTCGGTGGTATGCCTACCTATCAGGTGGGTGCCAATTATCCCCATAACTATATCAAAAAACTGGATGCGGTCATCCGCTTCCTGCCCCGTCCGGCCGACTACCTCTTTTTGTATTTCGCCGGATTTTATGTGTTGGCGCTCGTCCTACGGGCCGACCCGTTAAAGGCCTTTTTCGGGGCGCTGGCGTTCGGACTTTCGACCTACCTGATTGTTATCCTCGGCGTCGGACATAACGCGAAAGCGCATGCCATTGGCTACATGCCCCTGATGATTGCGGGTATTATACTGGTGTTCCGAAAACGCTACCTCGTAGGTGGTTTGTTGACATTATTTGCCACCGCACTGGAGTTGAATGCCAACCACTTCCAGATGACGTATTACCTGCTGTTCCTGCTGTTGATCCTTGGAGTGTACTATACGGTAGGATTTATCAAGCGGAAGGAATACCGCGAATTCGGGAAAGTGGCCGGTACTTTTGCCGTGGCCGTACTGTTGGCCATGGGTGCAAATGCTGCGAACCTGATGGCCACCTCGGAATACGCGAATTTTAGTATGCGCGGTAAATCCGAATTGAGTTTCAAACCGGACGGTACGCCTAATACGTCGGATTCTGCGATGGATTATGGGTACATTACCGAATATAGCTATGGTGTTGGGGAAAGTCTTGACTTGGTGGCACCGCGATTGTTTGGTGGTGGACACGGAGAAAAGCTCGGAACCGATAGTGCCGTATTTGATTTATTGAAGGCACAGGGTGCTACCGATGAAGAAGCATCCAGTTTTGCCGATGCTTATGCGGTGACCTACTGGGGCGACCAGCCTATTGTGGAAGCGCCGGCTTATATAGGGGTCGTGGTGTTTTTCCTCGCGATCCTCGGCCTTTTTACCGACCACCGCCGACTCAAATGGGTATTCTGGGGCGGAGCACTGTTGTCTTTATTCCTTTCATGGGGTAAAAACTTCGATGCCCTGACACGGTTTTTTGTAGATGTGGTGCCGTTGTATGATAAATTCCGGGCCGTTTCGTCGATACAGGTGTTATTGGAGTTGTGCCTTCCGGTGTTGGCCCTGATGGGATTCACCTCGTTTTTCCGGATGGACGCCGACAAGCGGTTTGCAGCTTTGTGGAAAGCTACGGCGGCCGCGGGTGGACTCTTCGTCGTACTATATTTAGGCAGCGGACTTTTCGAGTTCCGTTCGGCTATCGACGGTTCTATACGCGATGCATTGACCAGCAAGGACAACCCCACCTTTGGCGATGATTTTATCGAGGCCCTGCGCGAAGACCGACTGTCGATGTTCAAGTCGGATACGTTGCGATCGCTGCTGTTGGTACTCGCGGCAGCCGGTGCGCTGTTGCTGTATGTAAAGAATATTGTGAAACAACAATGGGCCGTAGTGCTGGTAGGATTTCTGATGCTGGCGGACCTTTTTGCCATTGACCGGAATTATGTTGATACGAAGGATAAAGGCGAAGACGGACGTCGCGGTTTTGTGAGCGTTTCCGAAATGAAACGACCGTTCACACCGTCGCAGGCAGATGAGGAGATTTTAGCGGATCCGGATATTTTCAGGGTGTATGATGTGCAGGGCAACCTGCAGGGAGAAACGTCGTTCTTCCACAAGGCGACCGGCGGTTACAGTGCCGTGCGTCCGCGTCGTTATGAGCAACTGTTCCAATACCAGGTCGATCCGGCCTTGCAGGACTTGGGTGCCATCATCGATCCGAATACCATGTCGCTCAAAAAGAGCATTCCTACGCTGAACGTTTTGAACGTGCGGTATTTGTTGTTGGCCCTTCGGGATGGCTCGGAAGCGAAAATCACCAACCCGTTTGCGAATGGCAATGCCTGGTTCGTGCAGCGCGTTATTCCGGTAACATCCGCCGACGGGGAAATCAAAGCGATGAAGGCCTTCGACAACCGGAAGGAAGCCATCGTCAATACCCGCGAATTCAAAGTCCCGGCGATGGCGGCTGATTCTACGGCGTCTATCCAACTCGATAAAGCCAGCTTCCAGCCGAACTACGCGAAGTATACGGCCAAAAGCACAAAAGGTGGCCTTGCTGTTTTCTCAGAAGTATATTATCCGAAAGGATGGAAGGTGTTTATCGATGGTAAACAAACCGACCAACTGATTCGCGCCAACTACGTATTGCGGGCGCTACCGGTGCCGGCCGGCAACCACACGATTGAATTCCGGTTCGATCCGGATGTGGTCAAAACCGGCGGCCTGATCCAACTTGTGAGCTGTCTGGGTATTTTACTTGTGACCGGCGGCGGCGTCTACCTGACGCGGAAAAAGCAACCTAAGTCGGAGTAG
- a CDS encoding glycosyltransferase family 4 protein, whose protein sequence is MEGAPKKVLIVTYYWPPAGGPGVQRWLKFAKYLPDFGIHPVVYIPENPHYPLIDEALCADIPQNITILKGKIVEPYGLASVFSRNKTKKISSGLIPSDRKQSFLERLFLWVRGNLFIPDARVLWVKPSVRRLAAYIDREGIDTVITSGPPHSLHLIGLKLKQTRPVRWIADFRDPWTTIGYHDKLKLSGYAARRHKTLEATVLNTADLVVVTSQTTKAEFQALTATPIEVITNGYDVEKIVRPPLDEQFTVAHIGSLLSGRNPIHLWESLAELRQEEPGFKDAFSLKLVGAVSPDVLHTIQESGLADCLDLKGYLPHDEAVQAQRSAQVLLLIEIDAPETRSIIPGKLFEYMVSERPIVGIGPSGSDFAAILKETNTGTFFTYSEKEKLKDTIRHFFELYKEGTLNANGVGLQRFSRKALTGQLAQLLH, encoded by the coding sequence GTGGAAGGCGCGCCCAAAAAGGTACTGATTGTCACCTATTACTGGCCGCCTGCCGGAGGTCCGGGCGTGCAGCGTTGGCTGAAGTTTGCCAAATACCTGCCGGATTTTGGTATCCATCCGGTTGTCTATATACCGGAGAACCCACATTATCCCTTAATCGACGAGGCGTTGTGCGCCGATATCCCCCAGAACATTACGATATTGAAGGGGAAAATCGTGGAGCCGTACGGACTCGCCTCGGTTTTCTCCCGCAACAAAACGAAGAAAATCAGTTCCGGATTGATTCCGTCGGATCGGAAGCAGTCGTTTCTGGAGCGTTTGTTTTTATGGGTACGCGGCAACCTGTTCATTCCGGATGCGCGGGTGTTATGGGTCAAACCGAGCGTTCGGCGTTTGGCGGCTTATATTGACAGGGAAGGAATCGACACTGTCATTACCTCGGGGCCACCCCATAGCCTGCACCTGATCGGGCTGAAGTTGAAACAGACGCGTCCGGTGCGCTGGATTGCTGATTTCCGCGATCCGTGGACGACCATTGGGTATCACGACAAATTGAAGTTATCCGGGTACGCCGCGCGTCGTCACAAAACACTCGAAGCGACCGTATTGAACACCGCCGATTTGGTAGTGGTCACCAGCCAGACGACCAAAGCCGAATTCCAGGCGCTTACGGCTACACCTATTGAAGTCATCACCAACGGATACGATGTGGAAAAAATCGTTCGTCCGCCGTTGGACGAGCAGTTTACCGTCGCGCATATCGGCTCGTTATTGTCGGGTCGGAACCCCATCCATTTGTGGGAAAGCCTGGCCGAACTCCGTCAGGAAGAACCCGGTTTCAAAGACGCATTTTCACTGAAATTGGTGGGAGCGGTAAGTCCGGATGTGCTACACACCATCCAGGAAAGCGGACTGGCGGATTGCCTGGATCTCAAAGGGTACCTGCCCCATGACGAGGCGGTGCAGGCGCAACGTTCGGCACAGGTGTTGTTGCTGATCGAAATCGATGCGCCGGAAACGCGGAGTATCATTCCGGGGAAACTGTTTGAATATATGGTCTCGGAACGGCCGATTGTAGGGATTGGCCCAAGCGGTTCCGATTTCGCAGCCATTTTAAAAGAAACCAATACCGGGACATTTTTTACTTATTCGGAAAAGGAAAAACTGAAAGATACCATCCGCCATTTTTTTGAGCTGTACAAAGAGGGCACGTTGAACGCAAATGGCGTGGGCCTGCAGCGTTTTTCCCGAAAGGCACTGACCGGTCAACTCGCACAACTTCTTCACTAA